The window GGACGAAGCAACATTGCACCATCTTCAAGAAGCGTTCTTAATTGCTAACCATATGAAATGGTTGCAGTCGCTATCAAAAAGCCTGTATAAAGCCACCGAAAGCTATAGAAAATCTCTGGTAGAAGACAGTCAGTAAATTTTTCTAGCGTGTTCTTTACTAGTTTCTACTACCGCTTTCGCGAAAGCGAGTACCACAACAAACGCCTCAACCATTTTACAGACAGCTCCTACAAAAACAAGCCTTTATCTGGAGTTGCTACTGGATAAAGAGTACATTTGGGTTGATATATTGAGTAGTGCATAATGCGGAAAATCGTGCAAATCATCGACATTTGAACTAAAAAAGCCAACGCTAAATTGCAACGCTTAAAAAAATAAAAGAGCTGTTTCTTCCCAACGCTCAAAATTTGCATAGTTCAAATAAAAAGTCTAATTTTGTTACTCATAGTCAACAGGGATAAAAATGAATAAAAGCATAATAAATGAACTGCTTGATTCTCAAGAGATAGAACTCATTGAGAAACATCTCATTTATTCTTTTCTTCAAAATAATAATTTAGAACCAAGCAAAAGTCCAATAATTTCAGAACTGTTAACTGATTTTAAAACCGAACCAGAAGTTTATTTAATTGCTTCAACTCTTCACATTAAAGACTTAAAACTTTTAGAAAACTATCTTGAGCTATTAATTCCAAAAAACGACAGAAAAGTGAACGGAGCATTCTTTACTCCTACTTATGTTGTTGACTTCATTATCAAAGAAACTTCTCCAAAAATCAACGATAAATGTTTAGATCCAAGTTGCGGTTGTGGAGCATTTTTAATTGGCTTGGTAGAATATTATCAAAAGACTTTCAATAAAACCGTGAAGGAAACCATAAAAGAAAATATTTATGGTTCTGATATTTTAAATTATAATGTAAAACGCTCAAAAATAATCTTATCACTTTATGGACTTCTAAACAATGAAATTATTGAAGAATCTGACTTCAATATTTATAATCAAGATAGTTTAAAAGCTAATTGGGAAAATGAATTTGAAATAATCGTTGGAAATCCACCTTATGTTAAATTTCAAGATTTAAGTGACGAGAATAGACTATATTTAATAAACAATTGGAAAAGTATAGAAAACGGAACTTTTAATTTGTATTTCGCTTTCTTTGAATTAGGTTACAAACTACTAACAGAAAACGGAAGGTTAGGATACATTACTCCAAATAATTATTTTACTTCTTTAGCAGGTTTATCACTTCGCCAATATTTTCTGCAAAATAAATGTGTTACAAGAATTGTAGATTTTAGGCACAAAAAAGTTTTTGACGCTCAAACATATACAGCAATTACCTTTGCTAATAAAAAAATTAATGAATCTATTTTGTTTGATAAAATTAAAGACGAACAAACTTGTTCTGACTTTCTAATTTCAGCAAATGGTTCGCCAAATTTTTTGAAAAATTTAGATGTCAGTAAATGGCGATTATTAAAAACAAAAGAACAAGTAAACATTAAAATAATTGAGAGCGTGGGAACTCCAATAAAACAATTATTTAATATAGCTGTTGGAATTGCAACCTTAAAAGATGAAGTCTTTTTTATAGATTCTGTAAATGAAAAAAACGGATATTTAACAAAAACCACAGAAAACGGAACATTCTTAATTGAGAAAGAAATAACAAGACCTGTTTATAAAATATCTCAATTTAAAAGTCAAAAAGATATTGAAAACAACACTTTAAGAATTATTACACCATATCATACTAATTCCAAAAATGCTGTTCCAATTTTAGAAGAAGAGTTTATTATAAAATACCCCAAATGCTATGAGTTTTTACTTTCGGAGAAAGAAAAATTAGAAGGTCGTGGAAAAGGCAAAAAAGTGTTTTCTCCATTTTATGTTTGGGGCAGAACACAAGGAATTACGCGTTTCGGAAGAAAAATCTTAAACCCAACTTTTAGTAAACATCCAAGATTTCTATTTGTTCCAGAAGAAGATGCTTATTACACAAATGGCTACGGGATTTATTTTGACAGAGACCATTCTAATAATACAACATTATTTGAGGATTCAACACATGAAATGTCCAAAGAGGTAAATATTTTAGTCGTTCAGAAAATTTTGAACTCTATTGTAATGGATTATTACGTAAGCAACACAAGTGTTTCTATTCAAGGAGGTTTTCCTTGTTATCAAAAAAACTTTATTGAAAAATTCACTATTCCAAACTTCACAAAAGAAGAAATTCAAATATTAAATAGCCTTGATAACAAAATGGAAATTGATGAATTTTTAATTAAGAAATATCAAGTTAATATACCTGGCCCAAAACGTTTGTCGTGTATATCAAGTAACGTTCTTGTTAATCCATCATAATTTAAGTTAGCCATCGATGCTATTGAGTTAGCTGGCAAGATATTATCATTAATTAAATCTTGAGTAGTATTATAAACTTTTACAGGGTTTTGCGAAAAATCTGCAATAATCAAGGCTACTCGTTCATATTTAAAATCATCGTCTCTTTGACTTGCTCTCATATTCAGGGCAGAAAATCCTTTTATGTATTTTTCTAAATAATTGGAAGTTGAATTAGTAAAAGGTTTATAAATCACATTATTCAAAGCTAATTGTACTGAATCTAATTCTCTAACTGAAATCAAGTAAACCTCACCTAAAACCATTTTTGGTACACGTCTATGTAAATTTAATGGTTCTGCAAAAGTTCTCTCAAACATTGTATCTATATTTTTAGATAAACTACTTAATTGACTTCTAACATTTATTGATAAAACGTGTTCTGAAAACAATTCGCCATACGGTTCTGTTGTTCCTGTATTGTACAAACCATTGAAATCTATTCTTTCAACTCTCGGAGTTTTATTGTTTGGAAATACACAAATATCTTGTTTCTTAAACTTTAAAAATCCAGCTAATGTCTTTTCACCACGAGATCGTCCGCTTGGTGGTTGAATTAAAGTAGGATTAACATTTTCCGCAATTAAAGAAGACTTTACAACTTCGTGTAACAAATTAATTATTTGTTGAGAAGTGATAAGCGATTTTTTTCCATTAGCACCTGAATGTCTAATAACATCTTCTATAGCTGATTTAATTACCTCTAGAGCTTCTGTAAGACTAATTGGATTAGCAAGACAATTTGTAATTCTTGTGTCTATATCAGATTTAATCTGTTGTAATGTTCTCAAAATGCTTTGTTTTAAAAAATTCCTTTAAATCTACTCCAAGCGCTGACGAAATTTTCTCAATGTTTACAATCGATATATTTCTCTTTCCATTTTCTACACTTGCAATATAACTTCTATCCAAATTAGACGCATATGCCAAATCTTTTTGAGACATCTGCTTGACATCTCGTAATTCCTTGATACGGCTTCCTATTTTAGATTTAATCTCCACAAGTACAAAAATGAGGAAATGTTGACTATAAATCAAAGACTATAAGTAACATCTGAAAATAAAGCCAACGCATAAAGCCATACACATTTGCAATTCGCTACAACGAACTCTACGCCAAAAATCGCAAAAGAGTATGTCTTTGCCAACGCCCACATTTGAACTAAATAATAAACAACGGAAAACCAAGCAGAATGTGAAAAGCACTACTTACAACAAAGTACTGTGGTAAAAACCAAGCAAAATCTACTTGATTGTATCACTAGAGTACCTCTGTTGGAACCATTTTAAATGAATTTTGATTTGGCTATAGCAAAAGCTTGTTTTAAGGGCTTATTACAGTCAGCAATTAGGGCTAATTTTTACTCATGTCTTCTTTTTGTAACGCTTTCGCGAAAGCGTACTCGTCGGAGACAAGTAGGAACAATTTGCTCCTAAATTTCTCTAGAAGCTTTATCGTATTTATACGCATTAAAACTGCACATAAACAATAGATTTCTAAATTATTGATTTCCTATTTTACTGATCCTACTTCTTCCTTGTCACTATTGTACTTTCCTGAAATCGGTTAACTTAAAATTAATCATTTAATTACAGTCATAATAGAAGTCATCGCCTAATCAAATCATACGGATTATTTTTATATATTCGTACGTATAAAATAATTGATTATGGATACAAAACTGACTTTGAAGCTTAATCAAAGGGTTATTGAAAAAGCAAAAGAATATGCTTCCAACAAAAAAATGAGTTTATCTCGAATTGTAGAGGCTTATCTGCAATCTTTGACTTCCGAAAATGACACCTCTGAATTTGAGATTTCACCTTTTGTGAAAAGCATCTCAACAGGAACTGAAATCCCAGCTGATTTGGACTATAAAAAAGAATATTCTGATTATTTAATTGAGAAAAATAAATGAGCAAAAGGATTTTTATAGATACGAATGTTATGCTGGACTTTTTAGGAGAGCGAAAACCGTTTTATGAACCGATTGCTAAGATTGCAACCTTAGCGGAAAAAGAAAAATTGACAATGGTTGTTTCACCTATTTCATTTGCAACAGTAAACTATTTTATATCAATATTTGAGAATGAAAAAATTGCGAGGGAAAAACTAAGAAAATTTAAGATAATCTGTGAAATATGTTCGCTAGATGAACAAACGATTGAAAAAGGACTCAATTCTTCGATAAAGGATTTCGAGGACGCATTGCAATACTTTAGTGCGACAGAATCGGCATGTGAAATCATAATAACAAGAAATGGAAAGGACTTCAAAAAATCGTTATTACCTGTTATGACGGCAGACGAATTTTTGAAATCTTTGAATAAAAATTAGCTACACACAAAAGTAGCCATGAGTAATTGCTTGATCTTGCCTAACCTGGAAATTCACGCGGACTTTCTATAAGGTTCTTATTTGCTAACTTAAGCGCTTAAACACGCAACAAACCAAATACAAACACGTTGTAAAACATTAGAAGAACACCAACAAAATTGACAAATAACAGAGAAAAATTATTACTCGAATCATTAATCGACTTTGAAAATCAAGCCAACAAACTGATTGAAATACTTGCAGATGAATTTGAATTAAATCTTGCGGATGCACATCCATTTAATAAATTGATTACTAGGACAAACAATCTCTGGAAAGGATCTATAAATGGAAAATGGAATTATCAGTTTCACGGAGATGCTTGTAGGTTTGAGAATAATGAATCTGGACAAGTTGTCGATGTGAAAATAAATCGAAATGGAAATTTTGGAACAATTCATAATTTCGGTTTGTTTCACTTCATTCAAACAACTCAAAGTTTGAGTCACGTACTGAAAGAAATAAGTACTGAGGAAATTGTGTTTGAAACTCTAGCGAAACTAGAGAGTAAGGAATTTATTATTGAAATTGACGAACCACCATTCAGTACTAAAATATTGAATAGAAATAAAATAACGTTTTATAACAAAGTACTGTCATAAAAATACAAGTAAAATCTACTTAATTTTATCACTAGAGTATTTCTATAAGAACCATTTTAAATGAATTTTGATTTTGCTACAATAAAAGTTTATTTTTAATACGGAATAATGCGATAGACATCATGTAATAATGAAGTTGTTGTCTAATTGAGGTTTACACAGATTAATTTTTAATTAGTCCTTCCTTATCAAAATCCACTAACCAATGATAAAATTCTTTAGAAAAATTAGACGGAAAATGTTGACTGAAAATAAATTCAGCAAATATCTTCTTTACGCCATTGGTGAAATAGTACTTGTTGTAATTGGGATTTTAATTGCCTTATATATTAATAATTGGAACAGCATTTGAATCGCAAATGAAAACAGGATAACTTATCTTAAAAGTATAAAGGAAGATCTAGTATCTGATAAAATCGCATTTAGTGAGAATATTGAATTTTATAAAGATTTTTTAGAAAATAAAGGTAGATTGTTATCTCTTACTCAATTTCAAAACATTTCAACAGATAGTCTTTCTAACATAATCATTCCTGTATACGTGAGCTATGGTTTAAATACCACAACCTTTGACAAAATAACCAATTTAGGACTGTCTCAACTTTCTAAAGATGATAGTCTTTCCCAGAAGATATATTCTTACTATACCTATGAAAAAAAGTACTTTGATACCTTTATAAAGTGGGAAGTTGAATCTACAACTATTGAAGGGAACTACTGGTGGTACAATCAGAATGAATACGAAGTAAATTCGTTTAATAATTTTCCTCAATTTCAAGATGAAAAACAAAACCGACAAAATTTAATAAAACTTATTACAAGTCCAAAAGGAAGAAATTATCTCACGGCTTATTATGAAAGAAAACAAAGAGTTTTAGAGAGTTATGAAGGGATGAGAAATTTAGCGATTGGATTAATTGATGAAATAGAACAAGAACTAACAGGAGAATAAAATAAAGATGGTACAACAAAATGCTGTTGTAAAAAACAATGCAGGTATTTCAATAAATTGACTTATCATGCTGCGATCATAACTTTATTTATATACTTACTCTTAGCAATTACCGTTTCTTCTTTTATATTAGACCTCTTATAGTAATCTTCACGTTATGAAAATGTACATCATTGTAAAAGACACTATTCCAGATAAACTAGTTCCGGTGATTACTGCTCATGCTTCATTGGCTTGTTATAAAAAGTATGAAACAAATGAGGATATGCAAAAGTGGATCAACGGCATTTTTAAAAAAGTAGTTTGTGTAACCAATGAAATAGAATTTGAGAAGCTTAAAGATGAGCCTAATTTTGTTGCTTTAACAGAATCATCTTTAGGTAATGAAGAAGTTTGTTTAGCATTTTGTCCTAGAGAAGAATATCCAAAAAGATTTAAATTCCAAAAAATGTGGACGCCTCAGAATAATTAAGTTGTAAAGTGACGTATACCGTTGGTTAGTTGAATGAAGGAATTAGAAAATTGTGTTGAGCCTAGTTGCGCATAGAATATGAAGCTGAATTTGGAAATAAATTAGGTAATTGAGGTATACAGATTTTGGAATTGCTATACATAAGGATTTGCGTATTGATAATATGATCCACTATTAATTATATTCAAATTATTTAAAAAAAATGCAGTAATTTTATCGAAAACATCTAAAAATTTACAGTTCAAACCTATTTGATGAAGAAATCACTTTTATTAATTATTATATTAACATTAAGCTCATGTGCTTCAATATTTTTAAATACAGCTTTAGAAAAGGTTGGAGTATTTGATGATAAGGCAGAA is drawn from Nonlabens dokdonensis DSW-6 and contains these coding sequences:
- a CDS encoding helix-turn-helix domain-containing protein translates to MIYSQHFLIFVLVEIKSKIGSRIKELRDVKQMSQKDLAYASNLDRSYIASVENGKRNISIVNIEKISSALGVDLKEFFKTKHFENITTD
- a CDS encoding DUF6364 family protein, producing the protein MDTKLTLKLNQRVIEKAKEYASNKKMSLSRIVEAYLQSLTSENDTSEFEISPFVKSISTGTEIPADLDYKKEYSDYLIEKNK
- a CDS encoding Eco57I restriction-modification methylase domain-containing protein; the encoded protein is MNKSIINELLDSQEIELIEKHLIYSFLQNNNLEPSKSPIISELLTDFKTEPEVYLIASTLHIKDLKLLENYLELLIPKNDRKVNGAFFTPTYVVDFIIKETSPKINDKCLDPSCGCGAFLIGLVEYYQKTFNKTVKETIKENIYGSDILNYNVKRSKIILSLYGLLNNEIIEESDFNIYNQDSLKANWENEFEIIVGNPPYVKFQDLSDENRLYLINNWKSIENGTFNLYFAFFELGYKLLTENGRLGYITPNNYFTSLAGLSLRQYFLQNKCVTRIVDFRHKKVFDAQTYTAITFANKKINESILFDKIKDEQTCSDFLISANGSPNFLKNLDVSKWRLLKTKEQVNIKIIESVGTPIKQLFNIAVGIATLKDEVFFIDSVNEKNGYLTKTTENGTFLIEKEITRPVYKISQFKSQKDIENNTLRIITPYHTNSKNAVPILEEEFIIKYPKCYEFLLSEKEKLEGRGKGKKVFSPFYVWGRTQGITRFGRKILNPTFSKHPRFLFVPEEDAYYTNGYGIYFDRDHSNNTTLFEDSTHEMSKEVNILVVQKILNSIVMDYYVSNTSVSIQGGFPCYQKNFIEKFTIPNFTKEEIQILNSLDNKMEIDEFLIKKYQVNIPGPKRLSCISSNVLVNPS
- a CDS encoding DUF6896 domain-containing protein is translated as MTNNREKLLLESLIDFENQANKLIEILADEFELNLADAHPFNKLITRTNNLWKGSINGKWNYQFHGDACRFENNESGQVVDVKINRNGNFGTIHNFGLFHFIQTTQSLSHVLKEISTEEIVFETLAKLESKEFIIEIDEPPFSTKILNRNKITFYNKVLS
- a CDS encoding type II toxin-antitoxin system VapC family toxin, which encodes MSKRIFIDTNVMLDFLGERKPFYEPIAKIATLAEKEKLTMVVSPISFATVNYFISIFENEKIAREKLRKFKIICEICSLDEQTIEKGLNSSIKDFEDALQYFSATESACEIIITRNGKDFKKSLLPVMTADEFLKSLNKN
- a CDS encoding aminoacyl-tRNA hydrolase gives rise to the protein MKMYIIVKDTIPDKLVPVITAHASLACYKKYETNEDMQKWINGIFKKVVCVTNEIEFEKLKDEPNFVALTESSLGNEEVCLAFCPREEYPKRFKFQKMWTPQNN